DNA from Abyssibacter profundi:
GCATGCACATCCCCCTGGACCGTCCCATTCAAATTAACGTGCGGAACGCGCACATCCCCTTCAATAGAGCCGGTCTCGCTCACCGACAGCACGGCGGATTTGTCGGACGTCGCGACAATCTTCCCCTTGACCTTGCCATCGATATGCAAACCGCCAGCGAAGTGGATATCGCCCTGGATCTCGGTCTGCTTTCCGATCAGTGTATCGACGCGCGCACTGCTCACGGGTGCCTCCGGTTTCTCAGCCTTCTTGTTGAACATCTCACCCTCGTAAAATCTCGTCCCAGTCGAACTGGCGCTCGATCCGGTTGTTCGCGCCTTGAGGGTCCGCCGAAATCACCATGCGTGATGGAATAAACCCCTCGGGAAGCGCGAAATCGACGGCAATCTCCTGAAAAAACTTGAAGGAGAAATCGAAGCCGCCGGCATCACCTGACTTGAGTTCCCCCAAGTTTAACCGAAGCGGCTCGTCACCCTGCAGTCCATCGATCACGATGCTGGCTCGGCCGGAGACGCTACGATTGCCTCGCACAGACTGGACCAGGGTGACAACCGTCGTGAAGTGCCGTTCCTCGGACAATGCACGTAGGCTGACCGCATGTACACGCAGGCCTGCCCGCGTTTCATCCGGCTGGACGATGTCGCGGTAGAACACCACCTGCTCTCGCAGTTCCGCAAGCTCGGACTCCAACTCCTTGAGCGACGCCCGCACTGTGGCACAAGCCATTTGATCGATTTCGGCAGAGCGCTCGGTGAAGGTCAGCTGCTCTCGCAGCCGCTGATTCTCGCGCTCTAACTGGGCTGCCTGTTCCTGTAGGGCAGTGCGTTCACTGGCCAGGTCCTGGGCACGGGCACGCATCTTCGCCCAATCCCCACCGGCCACGCTCAAGGCCAGGCCGTACCCACCCCAGAGCAACAGGCCCACGACCACCGCCACGGCGCCCGCGATGGCCCAACGCAACCAGGGGCGCGGCTCGCGCTCATCGATGACAATGCGCGGGGCCATCAGGGCAAGGCCGCGGGCAAGGTGAGACCGGCCGCCTCATCCAGCCCGAACATCAGATTCATGGCCTGGATCGCCTGACCCGAGGCGCCCTTGACGAGATTGTCGATCACGCTGAGCACCGTGACACGACCCGGACGGGTCACATGCACCGCCAGGCGACAAACATTTGTGCCACGCACACTCCGTGTTTCGGGGTGGCTGCCGGCGGGCAGGACATCAACGAATGGCGTCTCCGTATACCGCTGCGCATACACCGCCTGGACATCAGCCACCGGCGCCTTGAGCGTGGCGTACACCGTGGCATGAATACCCCGCGCCATCGGCATGAGATGCGGGGTAAAGGTGATGTCCGCAGCCTGCCCGGCGTGCCGGGTCACCTCCTGCTCGATTTCGACGCTATGACGATGCCCGTCAACGCCGTAGGCTTTCACGTTCTCGCCCGCCTCGGCGAGCA
Protein-coding regions in this window:
- a CDS encoding bactofilin family protein → MFNKKAEKPEAPVSSARVDTLIGKQTEIQGDIHFAGGLHIDGKVKGKIVATSDKSAVLSVSETGSIEGDVRVPHVNLNGTVQGDVHAGERLQLSAKARVNGNVYYKLIEMASGATVNGQMVHEDADKVEAITHQRPKAVPAGTDERELVTERKPATSASS
- a CDS encoding DUF6776 family protein is translated as MAPRIVIDEREPRPWLRWAIAGAVAVVVGLLLWGGYGLALSVAGGDWAKMRARAQDLASERTALQEQAAQLERENQRLREQLTFTERSAEIDQMACATVRASLKELESELAELREQVVFYRDIVQPDETRAGLRVHAVSLRALSEERHFTTVVTLVQSVRGNRSVSGRASIVIDGLQGDEPLRLNLGELKSGDAGGFDFSFKFFQEIAVDFALPEGFIPSRMVISADPQGANNRIERQFDWDEILRG